One window of Mus caroli chromosome 11, CAROLI_EIJ_v1.1, whole genome shotgun sequence genomic DNA carries:
- the Spata22 gene encoding spermatogenesis-associated protein 22 — MKRNLNESSARSTAGCLPVPLFNQKKRNRQPLTSNPLQNDPGVSTVSDSYGSPSFPTDWTWEAVNPEVASLKKTVNTGQIPASASYPPRSQDSVSKSIQSNAERSQSAWGYRGNNRNTSLRTWDFRPQHKTVSPVANSEFSSCPVNLRAQQQKQFQMPEFPNLPGHKEAEVPRQTCLSKLPGSTMKCPDRASALQAFKPSFQQNPYKKTVLGDIPRENSLKEGTLHQLKEKDNSLRIISAVIESMKYWRAHVQKTVLLFEILAVLDSAVTPGPHYSKTFLMRDGKNILPCVFYEIDRELPRLIRGRVHRCVGHYDPDKNIFKCVSVRPASASEQKTFQAFVTIADAEMKYHTKVMNEM; from the exons atgaagagaaacctAAATGAAAGTTCAGCCCGAAGTACAGCAG GCTGTTTGCCTGTACCATTGTTCaatcagaaaaagagaaacagacagcCATTAACTTCTAATCCACTTCAGAATGATCCAGGTGTCAGTACTGTTTCTGACAGTTACGGTTCCCCTTCTTTTCCAACAG ATTGGACGTGGGAAGCTGTGAATCCAGAGGTGgcttctttaaagaaaacagtgAATACAGG GCAAATACCAGCTTCTGCTTCTTATCCCCCGAGAAGTCAAGATTCTGTGTCTAAATCTATTCAATCAAATGCTGAAAGAAGCCAAAGTGCCTGGGG ctACAGAGGCAACAACAGAAACACTAGCTTGAGAACTTGGGATTTTCGACCTCAGCATAAAACTGTAAGCCCTGTGGCAAACAGTGAGTTCAGTTCTTGTCCAGTGAATTTGAGagctcaacaacaaaaacagttccAAATGCCTGAATTTCCTAACTTACCTGGACATAAAGAAGCTGAAGTACCCCGACAAACATGTTTATCAAAACTGCCTGGCTCTACAATGAAATGCCCAGACAGAGCCAGTGCACTGCAGGCATTTAAACCAAGTTTTCAACAAAATCCATATAAGAAAACAGTGTTGGGAGATATTCCAAGAGAAAATTCTCTGAAG gaaGGTACCTTGCATCAGTTAAAGGAAAAAgataattctttaagaattatttCTGCAGTTATTGAAAGTATGAAGTATTGGCGAGCACATGTGCAGAAAACTGTACTTCTTTTTGAAATATTGG CTGTCCTGGATTCAGCTGTCACACCTGGCCCACATTATTCAAAGACTTTTCTTATGAGAGATGGGAAAAATattcttccatgtgtattttatgAAATT gATCGTGAACTTCCAAGACTGATTAGAGGCCGAGTTCACAGATGTGTTGGACACTACGACCCAGACAAGAACATTTTCAAGTGTGTTTCTGTCAGACCAGCATCTGCTTCTGAACAAAAGACTTTCCAAGCATTTGTTACAATTGCAGATGCTGAGATGAAGTATCATACTAAAGTAATGAATGAAATGTAA
- the LOC110304659 gene encoding olfactory receptor 1468-like, whose protein sequence is MAEGNQTVIFQFLLLGLPIPPEHQQLYYALFLAMYLTTVLGNLIIIILIRLDSHLHTPMYLFLSNLSFSDLCFSSVTMPKLLLNMQSQDPSIPYAGCLAQMYFFLLFGDLESFLLVAMAYDRYVAICFPLHYMSIMSPKLCVSLVLLSWVLTTFHAMLHTLLMARLSFCEDNVIPHFFCDMSALLKLSCSDTYVNELVIFVMGSLILVIPFVLILVSYARIVSSILKVPSARGIRKAFSTCGSHLCVVSLFYGTVIGLYLCPSANNSTVKDTVMAMMYTVVTPMLNPFIYSLRNRDMKGALARVICKKKVFFCL, encoded by the coding sequence ATGGCAGAAGGGAACCAAACTGTCATCTTCCAGTTCCTCCTCCTGGGCCTTCCCATCCCTCCAGAGCATCAGCAGCTGTACTATGCCTTGTTCCTGGCCATGTATCTCACCACTGTCCTGGGgaacctcatcatcatcatccttatTCGACTGGACTCtcatctccacacacccatgtacttgtTTCTCAGCAACTTGTccttctctgatctctgcttttcctctgtcacAATGCCCAAATTGCTGCTGAACATGCAGAGCCAGGACCCATCCATCCCCTATGCAGGATGCCTGGCACAAATGtactttttcttgctctttggaGACCTTGAGAGCTTCCTCCTTGTggccatggcctatgaccgctatgtggccatctgcttcCCCCTTCATTACATGAGTATCATGAGCCCCAAGCTCTGTGTGAGTCTGGTGCTGCTGTCCTGGGTGCTGACCACCTTCCATGCCATGTTGCACACCCTGCTCATGGCCAGATTGTCATTCTGTGAGGACAATGTGATCCCCCACTTTTTCTGTGACATGTCTGCTCTGCTGAAGCTGTCCTGCTCTGACACCTATGTTAATGAATTGGTGATATTTGTCATGGGAAGCCTGATCCTTGTCATTCCATTTGTGCTCATCCTTGTGTCCTATGCACGAATTGTGTCCTCTATTCTCAAGGTCCCGTCTGCTCGAGGCATCCGTAAAGCCTTCTCcacctgtggctcccacctgtgtGTGGTGTCACTGTTCTATGGGACAGTCATTGGTCTCTATTTATGTCCATCAGCTAATAACTCTACTGTGAAGGACACTGTCATGGCCATGATGTACACAGTGGTGACTCCCATGCTGAACCCCTTCATCTATAGCCTGAGGAACAGAGACATGAAGGGAGCATTGGCCAGAGTTATTTGTAagaagaaagttttcttctgtctATGA